A window of Desulfobaccales bacterium contains these coding sequences:
- a CDS encoding sulfite exporter TauE/SafE family protein, producing the protein MKRNTWILIGMAVILVAFAALVLTAPAEAGKLEEAIAKTPAGTGPGQINPEATKGFMGIPGAPHHFWLFYILWGIWVGWIFSSVGAFGGIMAGVGHISVFGLSDYASTFKKTSPFLNKMLTDSIRTSNQYLVGLSALISSFTYYRMGRLVLPLGLCLAAGGILAGYLVPLLTVGKMDVSFYVGFFGIIVFAVAFVLFYETTPKGQASKKAAKAAAKAFEDIHIRKCAVDEGGAHACGVQVKHWGLTRIAFTFYGQEFSFNPLWPVLGGFVINGISAFIGVGGGFLYVPFLTSVAGLPMFIVAGTSALAVLVGMIVNIFNMMVVRAVPVDFVLISTELIGIAIGSVLGPMTSKKIPDVWLKRIFVVLAVYVGIGYLTKGFMGKSIFPGM; encoded by the coding sequence ATGAAGAGAAACACCTGGATTCTTATTGGCATGGCGGTCATTCTGGTCGCCTTCGCCGCCCTGGTGTTGACCGCCCCGGCGGAGGCGGGCAAGTTGGAAGAAGCCATTGCCAAGACCCCGGCGGGCACAGGACCGGGGCAGATCAACCCTGAGGCCACTAAAGGGTTCATGGGGATCCCCGGGGCGCCGCATCATTTCTGGCTCTTTTACATCTTATGGGGCATCTGGGTGGGCTGGATTTTCTCGTCCGTGGGCGCCTTCGGGGGCATCATGGCCGGGGTAGGCCATATCTCGGTCTTCGGGCTGTCGGATTATGCCTCGACTTTTAAGAAAACTAGTCCATTTTTGAACAAAATGCTGACTGATTCCATCCGCACCAGCAACCAGTACTTGGTGGGATTATCGGCACTGATCTCTTCCTTTACCTACTATCGCATGGGCCGCTTGGTGCTGCCTTTGGGCCTCTGTTTAGCTGCCGGCGGCATCCTCGCAGGCTACCTTGTCCCCTTGCTTACCGTGGGCAAAATGGATGTCAGTTTCTACGTGGGGTTTTTCGGGATCATCGTCTTTGCCGTAGCCTTTGTGCTCTTTTATGAAACCACCCCTAAGGGGCAAGCCAGCAAGAAGGCGGCCAAAGCCGCAGCCAAGGCCTTTGAGGACATCCACATCAGAAAATGCGCCGTGGACGAGGGCGGGGCCCATGCCTGCGGCGTTCAGGTGAAGCATTGGGGCCTGACCAGAATCGCTTTTACCTTTTATGGCCAGGAATTTTCTTTTAATCCCCTCTGGCCCGTCTTGGGCGGGTTTGTGATCAACGGCATCTCGGCTTTCATCGGGGTGGGCGGCGGCTTTCTCTACGTGCCCTTCCTCACCTCCGTGGCCGGTCTGCCCATGTTCATCGTGGCCGGCACTTCGGCCCTGGCAGTGCTGGTGGGCATGATCGTCAACATCTTTAATATGATGGTGGTCCGGGCGGTGCCCGTGGATTTTGTCCTGATCAGCACTGAACTCATCGGCATCGCCATCGGCTCCGTCCTCGGTCCGATGACCTCCAAGAAGATTCCGGATGTCTGGCTGAAGCGCATCTTCGTGGTCCTGGCCGTGTACGTCGGCATCGGTTATTTGACCAAGGGCTTCATGGGCAAATCAATTTTCCCGGGCATGTAA